One genomic segment of Ictalurus punctatus breed USDA103 chromosome 12, Coco_2.0, whole genome shotgun sequence includes these proteins:
- the slc25a38b gene encoding mitochondrial glycine transporter B isoform X1, whose translation MQGKNDTQPKTHSKAHPVLKAFVCGSLSGTCSTLLFQPLDLVKTRLQTLQNTQPGGAKVGMLHVFITVVRTEKLFGLWKGVSPSFVRCIPGVGIYFSTFHSLKQYFFEQRAPRAYELVLLGAAARCVAGISMLPFTVIKTRFESGRYNYSSVCGALKSVCETEGPRALYSGLTATLLRDAPFSGIYVMIYSQSKRTLPHDLGSSALTPLLNFSCGVFAGILASVVTQPADVVKTHMQVNPTRYCTTRHALHLIYTEHGVRGFFRGAVPRSLRRTLMAAMAWTVYEQLMALMGLKS comes from the exons ATGCAGGGGAAAAACGACAcacaacccaaaacacacagcaag gctCACCCAGTGTTGAAGGCATTTGTGTGCGGTTCTCTCAGTGGAACCTGCTCCACATTACTGTTCCAGCCTCTGGATCTGGTAAAAACACGACTGCAGACTCTACAGAACACACAGCCTGG TGGTGCAAAGGTGGGGATGCTGCATGTGTTTATCACAGTGGTCCGGACTGAAAAACTCTTTGGTCTGTGGAAGGGCGTCTCACCG TCATTTGTGCGCTGTATCCCAGGTGTAGGGATTTATTTCAGCACATTCCATTCTCTGAAGCAGTATTTTTTCGAGCAGCGAGCGCCGAGAGCCTATGAGTTGGTGTTACTGGGAGCAGCGGCGCGTTGTGTGGCTGGAATCAGCATGCTGCCCTTCACCGTCATCAAAACACGCTtcgag agtggGCGGTATAactacagcagtgtgtgtggggcattgaagagtgtgtgtgagacagagggaCCGAGAGCTCTGTACTCAGGTCTGACAGCTACACTGCTCAGAGATGCTCCATTCTCTGGAATCTACGTCATGATCTACAGCCAGAGCAAGAGGACACTGCcgcacg ATCTCGGATCGTCAGCTCTGACTCCTCTGCTGAATTTCAGTTGTGGTGTGTTTGCGGGGATTTTGGCGTCTGTGGTGACACAGCCAGCAGACGTGGTGAAAACACACATGCAGGTCAATCCAACACGTTACTGCACAACACGCCATGCACTGCACCTCATCTATACt GAACACGGAGTCAGAGGTTTTTTCCGTGGTGCTGTTCCACGCTCGTTGAGGAGAACTCTGATGGCTGCAATGGCCTGGACTGTATATGAACAACTCATGGCACTTATGGGCCTTAAATCCTGA
- the slc25a38b gene encoding mitochondrial glycine transporter B isoform X2: MDVALAHPVLKAFVCGSLSGTCSTLLFQPLDLVKTRLQTLQNTQPGGAKVGMLHVFITVVRTEKLFGLWKGVSPSFVRCIPGVGIYFSTFHSLKQYFFEQRAPRAYELVLLGAAARCVAGISMLPFTVIKTRFESGRYNYSSVCGALKSVCETEGPRALYSGLTATLLRDAPFSGIYVMIYSQSKRTLPHDLGSSALTPLLNFSCGVFAGILASVVTQPADVVKTHMQVNPTRYCTTRHALHLIYTEHGVRGFFRGAVPRSLRRTLMAAMAWTVYEQLMALMGLKS, encoded by the exons atGGATGTCGCTCTG gctCACCCAGTGTTGAAGGCATTTGTGTGCGGTTCTCTCAGTGGAACCTGCTCCACATTACTGTTCCAGCCTCTGGATCTGGTAAAAACACGACTGCAGACTCTACAGAACACACAGCCTGG TGGTGCAAAGGTGGGGATGCTGCATGTGTTTATCACAGTGGTCCGGACTGAAAAACTCTTTGGTCTGTGGAAGGGCGTCTCACCG TCATTTGTGCGCTGTATCCCAGGTGTAGGGATTTATTTCAGCACATTCCATTCTCTGAAGCAGTATTTTTTCGAGCAGCGAGCGCCGAGAGCCTATGAGTTGGTGTTACTGGGAGCAGCGGCGCGTTGTGTGGCTGGAATCAGCATGCTGCCCTTCACCGTCATCAAAACACGCTtcgag agtggGCGGTATAactacagcagtgtgtgtggggcattgaagagtgtgtgtgagacagagggaCCGAGAGCTCTGTACTCAGGTCTGACAGCTACACTGCTCAGAGATGCTCCATTCTCTGGAATCTACGTCATGATCTACAGCCAGAGCAAGAGGACACTGCcgcacg ATCTCGGATCGTCAGCTCTGACTCCTCTGCTGAATTTCAGTTGTGGTGTGTTTGCGGGGATTTTGGCGTCTGTGGTGACACAGCCAGCAGACGTGGTGAAAACACACATGCAGGTCAATCCAACACGTTACTGCACAACACGCCATGCACTGCACCTCATCTATACt GAACACGGAGTCAGAGGTTTTTTCCGTGGTGCTGTTCCACGCTCGTTGAGGAGAACTCTGATGGCTGCAATGGCCTGGACTGTATATGAACAACTCATGGCACTTATGGGCCTTAAATCCTGA